One window of Quercus robur chromosome 5, dhQueRobu3.1, whole genome shotgun sequence genomic DNA carries:
- the LOC126729137 gene encoding cationic amino acid transporter 1-like, with protein MASGTENGIGALGIDGLKKRSSFWKKEDFLPEESFQNWGNYVKALSSIKTRLKDRLLTRSQDCIELHEMRAQSEHEMKKNLNWWDLLWFGIGAVMGAGIFVLTGQAARNNAGPAVVISYLIAGISALLSVLCYTEFAVELPVAGGSFAYLRVELGDFMAYIAAGNILFQYIVSGASVARSWTSYFATLCNHKPDDFRINVSSIAEGYNHLDPIAIGISIAVAIGACLSIKGSSRFNSIATILHIIVMIFIVVAGLTKANPANYETFVPHGIPGVFTASAVLFFAYVGFDGVATLGEETKNPGRDIPIGLIGSMAITIVTYCLLAATLCLMQPYTQIDADAPFTIAFEAVGMKWAKYFVAFGALKGMTTVLLANVIGQARYFTHIARTHMAPPLLAVINEKTGTPMNATIIMTVANSIVAFFTSLDVLANLLSIATLFIFTLVAIALIVRRYYATGVTSNADRNKLIGFLVLIIGSSIATAAYWAASKDHWIGYIVTVTVWFSATLGLNFTVKQAKKPQLWGVPLVPWLPSASIAINVFIMGSIDGPSFVRFSVWTLFLLIYYLLVALHASYDAAKEIERKAEATQATNIEAGTTK; from the coding sequence atggCGAGTGGCACAGAAAATGGTATTGGTGCACTTGGCATTGATGGGCTCAAGAAGAGAAGCTCTTTTTGGAAAAAAGAGGATTTCTTGCCAGAGGAGTCATTCCAGAACTGGGGAAACTATGTCAAGGCATTGAGTAGTATAAAAACCAGGCTCAAAGATCGCCTACTGACACGCTCCCAAGACTGCATTGAACTACATGAAATGCGTGCCCAGAGCGAGCATGAGATGAAGAAAAATCTGAATTGGTGGGATCTACTTTGGTTTGGCATTGGAGCTGTCATGGGCGCCGGAATCTTTGTCCTCACTGGTCAGGCTGCCAGAAATAATGCAGGTCCTGCAGTTGTAATTTCATACCTCATAGCAGGTATATCTGCGTTGCTCTCTGTGCTGTGCTACACTGAATTTGCAGTTGAACTCCCTGTGGCAGGAGGATCATTTGCCTATCTTAGAGTGGAGCTTGGTGACTTTATGGCTTACATTGCAGCTGGAAACATTCTTTTCCAGTATATAGTATCTGGTGCTAGTGTGGCACGATCCTGGACTTCATATTTTGCTACCTTGTGCAACCACAAACCTGATGATTTTCGCATAAATGTGTCATCCATAGCTGAAGGCTACAACCATTTAGACCCAATTGCCATTGGTATCTCAATTGCAGTtgctattggtgcatgcctaaGCATTAAGGGGTCCTCGAGATTCAATTCTATTGCTACCATCCTCCACATTATAGTCATGATTTTCATCGTGGTTGCAGGTCTTACTAAAGCTAACCCTGCTAATTATGAAACCTTTGTGCCTCATGGTATTCCTGGTGTTTTTACAGCTTCTGCAGTGCTCTTCTTCGCTTACGTTGGGTTCGATGGAGTGGCAACCTTGGGTGAAGAGACCAAGAACCCAGGTAGAGACATCCCAATTGGGCTAATTGGTTCCATGGCAATTACCATAGTAACTTATTGCCTTCTAGCAGCAACATTGTGCTTAATGCAGCCATACACACAAATTGATGCTGATGCACCATTCACCATTGCATTCGAAGCAGTGGGGATGAAATGGGCCAAGTACTTTGTTGCATTCGGAGCATTAAAGGGCATGACCACAGTTCTGCTAGCTAATGTTATTGGTCAAGCTCGATATTTCACTCATATTGCACGTACCCACATGGCACCACCACTTCTtgcagttattaatgagaaaactGGGACACCAATGAATGCCACAATCATTATGACTGTTGCAAACTCCATTGTAGCATTCTTCACAAGCCTTGATGTGTTGGCAAACCTTCTTTCCATAGCTACCCTATTCATCTTTACCCTTGTTGCAATTGCTCTAATTGTGAGACGATACTACGCTACGGGTGTGACATCAAATGCCGACCGAAACAAGCTGATTGGGTTCTTGGTGTTGATTATTGGATCCTCAATTGCTACAGCTGCATATTGGGCAGCTAGCAAGGATCATTGGATAGGGTACATAGTGACAGTAACAGTTTGGTTTTCGGCCACACTAGGGCTAAATTTCACAGTGAAGCAAGCAAAGAAACCTCAATTGTGGGGAGTGCCATTAGTTCCTTGGTTGCCATCTGCTAGCATTGCTATCAATGTCTTCATCATGGGTTCCATTGATGGACCATCATTTGTTAGATTCAGTGTATGGACATTATTTTTGCTCATCTACTATTTGCTTGTGGCGCTACATGCTTCTTATGATGCAGCTAAGGAGATTGAAAGGAAAGCTGAGGCAACTCAAGCAACAAACATTGAGGCTGGGACTACCAAATAG